CTCCCTCTAGTTGTGCACCATCcggacttggaaatgtatcactgttccttcatcttcACTTGCACCAAATTCTGGAACTCGCTCCCCAACAGCGTtgcgggagtaccttcaccagaaggactgcagcagctgaagatgagGCACCAACgtcttctcaagggcacttagggatgggcagtagATGACTCcgaaaatgaacaaaaaacaagTGACCCTCAATGAGGTTGGAGGCAGTTGGAGACAGTTGCGTGAATCCATGATGGGTGCAAGAGTGTACTAAGGGCTTTGGTGCTGGTAAGAGCTTGGGTGTAGTGTACATTCCATCATGGATATGTGGGACTGAATGGTTTGTGCACTCATCTATGTCCCTACCCTCGATAACTGATGTTCTTCCCTGGTTTCTTCCATAGATGAGGTTGCTGTTGATCACTGTGTGTACTGTGCTCCTCACTGCCGCCGGAGCTGAGGAAGGTGCAAGGCTTCTGGCTTCCAAGTCCCTGTTGAATAAGTATGCAGTGGAGGGTCGAGACTTAACGCTGCAGTACAGCATCTACAACGTAGGGTCCAGGTAGGAAGCGCGAGTCTGCCTTGCCTCATCCTGTCAGGGTCAACAATGAGACTGCAACCAACGTTGTCATCAATGAAAACTTGTGTTATCTGGCACCTTCAACACAAAATGTCCCAGACTGCTTCACTGAAGGGCATTAGACAAAAATTCAGCAACATGTTAGACATTAGGGCAGCTGACCAAAAACTTCGTCAAAGAGGGAAATTTCGTGGAATATCTGAAGGGTGAGGAGTGGAGGTGGTTCCAGAGCATGGGCCCTGGCAATACTGAGGGATGTGGCCCCGTGGGAGGGGTGGCGCTGGGGGGTgctgctgtgggaggggtggcgcCGTGGTGGCTGTGGACGATCAGTACTGTTTTTTTCTGACAAAAAGTGAAACCATTTGTCCTCTTGGGTAGTGTGAAAGATCCCGTTGGGAGACAAGTGAAGAATAGCTCCCTGGTGTTCAGTgccaatatttaatatttctccCTCGCTAATAAAAAAGATGACCTGGTaattgtctgtgtgccatccgaGCATGctaatgttttaaatgttgtctGGGTAAGAAGTGGGTGTGGGATAGAAGGGAAGGCTATCTGCCCCCAGCCACCGTCTCAATGTAACCCCTTTAACTGCGTCCATCCCTGACAGTGCTGCGTTGGACGTGGAGCTCAGCGATGACTCCTTCCCACCTGAGGACTTTGGAATCGTATCGGGAATGCTGACTGTGAAATGGGACCGGATTGCTCCgtatcctttccacagccgtagtGTGAATACAGTGTTCTCTCGTTAGCCACGTGAAGTTCCAAAAGACCAGCAGGTGGCTGATGTCGTACGTGGTTTAaggtagcaaagacaagccagggaactacagactagtaggcctgacgtcagtagtggggaagttactgaagggaattctgagggacaggatctaccagcatttggatagacagagtctgattaggaggagtcagcatggctttgtgcgtggaaagtcgtgcttgacaaacTTTTTAAAGAGGTAACTATCAaggtaaatgagggtagggcagtggatgttgtctatttggactttagcaaggcctttgacaaggtcccacagggcAGGCTGGTCTGGTTTGGGTCTCATAGAATCCAGAgaaagctagttaggtggattaaaaattggctctgaggtaggaagcagagggtggtggttgaaggttgtttctcagaatggaggctggtgactagtggtgtggcaaatggatttcaatacagataagtgtgaagtaatgcatttttgaaagtcaaaccagcgtagaactgtgaatggtagggcactagggagtgtaatggaacagagggactcaggagtacaagtatatagttcattgaaggcagcatcacaggtagacagggtggtgaaaaaggcatttagcgtgctgccttcatcagtcagagcattgagtgtaggagttgggacattatgttgcagttgtataagtcgtcggtgaggccgcacttggagtactgtctacagttttggccaccccattataggaaagacgtggttaaactggaaagagcgcagagaaggtttacaaggatgttgccaggactagagggcctgaattgtagggagaggttggccaggctaggtttttattccttggaatgtaggagaatgaggggtgatcttacagaggtttgcaaaatcatcaggggcatagataaggtggacagtaacagtctcttccccagggtagggaataGGTTTAgcatgagaggggaaatatttaaaagggacctgaggggcaactttttccacgcagagggtggtgagtatatggaatgagctgccagaggaagtgggtgaggcaggtacaacagtatcattcaagaaccacttgaataggtacatggaggggcggggcttggagggatatgggcagaacgcaggaaattgggactagtcgGGTGGataccgtggtcggcatggactggttgggccgaagggcctgtatctgcgctcttttgctctatgattctaatgtcTATCCTTTAAGCTCTTCCCGTGTGTGAGGCAGTCCTGGTCTGCTCAGTGTGGCTCTGAATCTGGTAACCCATGGCCACCGTGGAAGGGAGAACAGGAGGGTTCTCCCTGGGACTGAGGATTACTTGATTCCACCCGGTTCGTTCCCCACCTGGGAAGGTAATTAGTGAAGTGGTCTTCTCTGCAGTTTATgccaggcttctgtgtgctcctggtgcattgcggttctcaatatcatcccaagCATTCCTTCTGcccttgcagaggttgtggggtagaGATTGGATGTTGAACTTCTTCAAGGAGCTTTTGAGAATgatcttaaatcttttcctctgtccacctggtgatcTTTACCCATGACAGAGGTTGGATAGttacaaactatctgctggaggaacccagcgtgtccagcatcagtcctgatgcagggtttcgacctgaaacgtcgacaattccttcccctgccgcagatgctactcaacccgctgagttcctccagcagattgtttgttgcttcagattccagcatctgcagtctctggtgtctccttggGACAGAGTGTTTTTTTTCAGGAGTCTGTCAGGCATTCATGTAATGTGTCCTGTCCAGTGTAACTGAGTGTAACCAGGGCCTTGATATTGGAGTTTTGGCCCAGGAGAGGACACCCCATTAATTCACCCATTCTCATTTGTTGAAAAACATTACGAACCTGAATATGGAAGCTTCCTGTGCACAAGATGTTTGGCAATCACACTAGAAGGTATCTCTTTGATTGAAGTGTTTAGAATGCACTGAGGTGTTGtctggtgctatgtaaatgcaagtcctttaaGCCAGCACAGAGGAGAAAATTGCTGCtgtctttttaaaatttctattaaAAGACTCTTGCCCAGTACCCTGTGTGTCCAATTCCTTAACACATTTCCCCTCAGAGCCAGTAATGTTACCCACACCGTGGTGCTGCGTCCATTAAAGGCTGGCTACTTCAACTTCACCTCCGCAACCGTTTCCTACCTGGCCCAGGAAGGGGGTCCTGTGGTGGTAAGTGCAGTGTCTCATTCTCACTTCCACACTTTGATAAGGATGGTCTAAATCTTGGGGAAGGTACAGCTGAAATTTATTAGAGTGACACCCAGGGTGAAAATTGGGGATTGTTCTTCACGGAGCAGAGAAGATTCAGTAGAGGCTTTCAAAGTCCTGAGGTTCACAAGACGACTATCTGGTTCATGCTTCAGAATTAAGAATTAATGATCGAACTTCTATGTATCCTGGTAATGTGTGGTTTTCTCATAGATGCTGGGAGGTTTATGCTTTTTgcttccccctccactctccgtTACCTATGTGAAAGGCTGAACTGTTGTTCATGGAGGTTGCCAGCATGTGATCAGAAAGTCTTACTGAAAGCAAATAGTTTTGCAATTAGCAGCTACAATAGTCTCCATACACAGACTGTTtgggaaatgtatctttttgtgcAGACAATGGATTCCTCCAAATTAATCCGGTTCCAATTCACTCAGAATGGCTTCATACTTTTTATTCACGTGAAGTGGGTGTAGGTAGTTTTAAAGCAGATAAGATATGCAGGAGCAAGTGTCTAGTTAGGCTGGTGTGTCCACACACTCAAGTATCTCAGCCGTACTCGAACTGCCTGGTCGTGTGGGTTTAATAACTCCCAGCCTGTAATGATCTCCTTGTGTCTTTACCTTCAGATGGGTTATACAAGTGCTCCTGGACAGGGTGGCATCCTGGCACAAAGAGAGTTCGACAGGCGCTTCTCTCCTCACTATGTGAGTGTCTGGATTTTCTGTGATTCATTGAGGCGGGTAAATCTTCCTTTGGTACAAATGGTTAGTCAAAGGAGTGGAGCTTGGTGGTAGCACTGCCTCATTTTCCACCCCGCTCCAGCAAGTGACCTGAACTGATGCCCCCAGCTCAGTGTTGAGGACCAGTGCCCTGTCACAACTACAGtggcgtgcaaaagtttgggcacccctggtcaaaatttctgttactgtgaatagctaagtgattaaaagatgacctgatttccaaaaggcataaagttaaagatgacacatttcttcaatatcttaagcaagattacttttttatttccatcttttacagtttcaaaataacaaaaaaggaaaagggcccaaagcaaaggtttgggcaccctgcgtAGTCAGTACCtactaacaccccctttggcaagtatcacagcttgtaaacactttctgtagccaactaagagtctttcaattgttgtttgggggattttctcccattcttccttgcagaaggcttctagttctatgagattcttgggccgtcttgcatgcactgctcttttgatgtCTATCCTCAGATTTTTGATGAGGTTTAGGTCGGGTGaccgtgagggccatggcaaaaccttcagcttgtgcctcttgaggtagtctattgtggattttgaggcaTGTTTAGGATCACTATCCTGTTGTAGAGGCcgtcctcttttcaccttcagcttttttttttacagacggtgtgatgtttgcttccagaatttgctggtattgaaTTCTTTCTTAGAGGGAagtgttccccgtgccactggctgcaacacaagcccaaagcatgctcgatccacccccgtgcttaacagttggagaggtgctcTTTTCATTAAATTCTGCACCCTTCTTTCTCCAAACATAAATTTGCTCATTGCAGttaaaattctattttaacttcatcagtccacaggacttgtttccaaaatgcagcagacttgtttagatgttcctttgcaaacttctgacgctgaatttgtggtgaggacgcaggaaaggttttcttctgatggctcttccatgaaggtcatttgtgcaggtgtcattgcacagtagaacagtgctccaccactccagagtctgctaaatattcctgaaggtcttttgcagtcaaacgggggttttgatttgcctttctagcaatcctacaagcagttctctcagaaagttttcttggtcttccagacctcaacttgacctccaccattcctgttaactgacatttcttaattacattacgaactgaggaaatggctacctgaaaacactttgctatcttcttatagccttctcctgctttgtggacatcatttattttcattttcagagtgctaggcagctgcttagagaagCCCATGGTTGCTGATCGttgacaaggtttgaggagtcagggtatttataaagctgtgAAATTTGCATCAGCTGGCCTTTCCTGATGATGACTGTGAACacgccatagccctaacaagctaatgaaggtctgtgaccttggtaaaagttatctgagagctcaaagctcttggggtgcccaaatttttgcatggtgctgctttccttttttcactctaaaattgtacaaaataaaaataatacactaatcttgcttaaaatgttgacaagtaatgtttcatctttaactgtaTGACTTTTGGAGaccagttcatcttctactcacttagctattcacagtaacagaaattttgaccaggggtgctcaaacttttgcatgccactgtacctccTTCAGAATGTTGAATCCCTTTGACTTTACAGATTAAGGATCCCCCGTCTCCAGAACATGCAGATGAGGGCGTTGTTGCAGTGCCCAGGCTAACCAACACGACAATTCAGCCCCTTGAACATACTGAACCTCCGGCACACACTATAGACTAAAGAGTGAGCCAGGAACTGGACCATCAGAATTTCCCAGCAGTTGGATTATGGAAGTGTGGGATGGGAAGGGGCTGGAAGTTACAATACGTCCAGGTAGCTGGAAAAGCCACAAGCAAACAGCCTGTGCAACAGCACAAGCTTATTGTCCAAATGATTCAGTTCCGGTGTTGATTCTGAGTCAGCTTAATGCAATTGTACCTATTATCCTGCCCTCCTACCAGTGAAAGTGCAATATCTCCCCACCACTGCACACTGGCCATCCCTGCATACAATCTCCACTTTAGTTGCCTGAGTTTCCTTGAAGTAACTCTGATTTTTTTCTGAACCAGTTGGACTGGGCAGCCTTTGGGGTCATGACTCTCCCTTCCATCGGTATCCCTCTGCTGCTGTGGTACTCGAGCAAGAGGAAGTACGACACAGCCAAGTCCAAGAAGAACTGAGGTTAACTGGATCATTGGAAGAGTCTCGTCTCCCTGTTGTACACTGGAGCTGTGATAGATTGGATCTACTATATATTGACCTCCTTACTTAATCTCCAACTCTTTCAGAATTACAGTGGTAGACTGGTTGGCTTACTTTTAACATGAATGTTAATCAAATATTTTAACAGAAGTTTCTCAAAACAAGGAATGTTGGGAATCTGAGGTGGAAAGAGCACACAGCAGGTCCACAGCATCCTACAAAGGCCATTTCCTATGTAAACGTCACACTGTAGTTACACCTCTTGCCAGTGGTGGTGATGTGCCTTGGTTGTTCTGCTGaaatgcttcacagctccaaccaGCTTTGTTTCCCAGAGTTCTGCTGTTGATGAAGGTGGGACTTCATTTACAAATTTCCACTTCAGTTAGAATGAGCAGCCTTGAGATCCATCAATATTCTCTACTGCATTGGTCAAGAATAAACACTGATTGGGCTCTATAGTCAAATCACTTGTCTTCCTTCTCACACATGCGAACTGATACATTTCCAACAACATCCATCTTCCTGCCACTTGTGGTCCTTTTCCAAAAACTGATGCATCCAGACAACTGGTGATTCCCTTCTGTTCATCCCTTGTTCATTCTGTTTCAGAGGGAGATGCTGTGGTCACCACATCAAATCTTTTCTCCCCATCCAGTTTAGTTAGATCACTTTCCATTCCATAGTCATGTGATACTAGCTGCCTTTAGACCATTTCACTCGGGTTGCCTTATGTTTTGATTTTAAGAAAGTTTTGTAGCAGCAAATGgcacatttatttttttaagcagGAGAAGACTGCAGGACCACAAAAGAATTAATCTCATCCAAAGACAAACTGAAGGATGGGGTTGTAGTACATTGCTTTGGAGGTCAAACATTTTGCTCAATTTGTACAACAGGGTTACGTATATGTTCATTgtaaatttgagtttttttttaataaaaccactTTAAAATGAAACTGTCTTGAAATTCTCTTTTTAGGAAGAGAAGTCACATACTGAAGCAAATTTCCTACATTAGCCCAATAAGCCTATTTAAATTTAATATAACTGGGATTAAAAGCCAAGTATATCCATAGGACCTTTTGATTTCCACCCGAAAAACAAAAGTgtctgtggagaaggatgcactAGTTGTCATCTGCCAATACTTCGTAGAatctagaatggttcccacagattggaacaTAGCAAAAGTAACTTTACTGCTTaacaaaggagggagagagagaaaattgtgGAAAAACAAGTTAGCTCATCCCAAGGTGTAGGGAAATGCTGAAATATGTTGCAAAGGAAgtaggcacttagaaaataacagAGTCGACATGAATGGGAATTGGTGTTTGATAAGATCCTTTACGTGAGGGCTGATTATTtgatgtgtatttggactttctgAAGGGTTTTGATGAGTTGTCACACAAAAGTTATTTAATGATGGAGAATTAGTTAATAGGCCGAAAATAGTGGaacaaatgggtcatttttgagtAGGGAAGGTGTGACAAGtaatgtgccacagggatcagtgcaggcccccagctgtttacaatctGCAGTAATGATTTGAATTCAGGGACCAAGTGGAACACATCTTAATGATACTAAGCTGGTTGGCAGTCTGGTTTatgagaggcttcaaggggatttaGGCCTTGGGAGTGGACAAGCACCTGCTGGAGAGAATATGTTGTGAAACGAGTATGATATCATCGACTATTtcaaaaaaatagaaatgtttttaaatgacaACAGATAGAAAGATGTTGGTTTAGAAGggcctggatgtccttgtacataaacCATTTAATGTGCAgatacagcaggtaattaggaagttTGGGCTGTGTTATAGGAGGATTTGACTGTATGAATCAGTAGGCCAGGTGAAATGAACCAGCCATAAGTTGAGTCCTGGTGCTTTGCCCTTACTTGGTGTCAGTCATGTTAAGCCAAGGTCTGTAGGTCTAACAAACCCCTTACTTATGCCCCTTTTATATCAAATGAAAAAATTGACTTCTGGCCAGATAGAGAACTAGGCTTAGTCATCCagtacagaatcaggccattcggcccacacgTCCATGCCAGCCACTTGGACCCATATATttacaaatcccattttccaacccTTGTCATGTACTCTTCTGTGCAATGGCATATCAAgtgtcaaagtcaagcttattgtcagatgcacaaatccatattatgcacaggtgcagtgagaagcttacttgcagcagcatcacaggcacagcatcagatacgcataattcacgagaaaaacaaattaattatacATATCTAAATATGTAATATGTTCTGAAAGTAACTGCCTTCCCTGcagccctcctccccccacataCATCTCAGGCAATGCTTTCAAGATTTCAATCACCCTCCGAGTGAACAAGAATCTTTCTCAAGTTCCTTTCAAACCTCCTTTTCCTTGCCTTAACCTATGCCCTATGGTTTTAGGCATCTAGTCTGTGGGGAAAGGATGTTATTATCAACCTTATCTtcgccccttataattttatatatcatagagtcacacagcacagaaacaggcccttcggcccaacttgtccatgcagaccaaatGCCcatccatatccatctaaacctttctgatccatgtacctgaacaagcgtcttttgaaagttgttactgtacctgcctcaaccatttcctctggcagctcgtttcatatacccaccaccctctgtgtaaccaAGTTGCCTCTCacattcttattaaatctttcccctctcaccgtaaacctatgtccatcagcctgctctgctccaaggaaaacaaacccagcccattcagtctcacctcataactgaaatgctccatcccaggcaatgctctggcaaatctcctctgcagcctctccagtgcaatcacatcattcccgccatgtggcaaccagaactacccatgttactccagctgtggctcaaCCAAATATTTTTATTAAGTTTTGCATCATAACATTTCTgctcttaactaccttatctgtCTGTGCTGCTCCCTTGCTTGGACTTGTGCACCAAGGTCTCTCagtttctcaatactccctagggcgtATTACAaccagtaagggtcccagcaatAGGCATGTAATTAcgtggcttatctctgctgcccttcttgaataaaaatatggcattcgctgtcttccagtcatctggcacctcacctgtggccagtgaaaatataaaaatcaGGTTCTCAGCAATTTTCTTCCTTGcttccagcaacaaaagaaacactccgagtcatgtatgtgtttaaaactactttattaataactacttatgataataagaaaaataaaagtaagaatgttagattgttagaagtaaaaatgttacatcttaaacattaaccccaaaaactaaactcgtcatgtgtgtgtgtggcgaattcccaaactccaagtccaggaatggttcttaaagttcagttccgcaagccataaggtgaaacatgagcaagggcttcttcaacaaccaccgttgtctgaagacaaaccgtagatgtagagagaaaatagagagtaattacgaaatccaaatgctccacgatggaacccatacgacacctcagtgtttactcagcagtgaccactccaccacatcttcctcaccccaaaaggcactcaaatcgtggctgtccacacaaatacctgtttccttctacaggtcaacaacaaagtgaactccactgcttcatTCTGAAGTATCtgtcaccccgaaaagcatccaagatgtggccgtccacacaaatacctgtttccctctacaggttaacgacaaagtggactccaccggattactccaaaaatccatatgtggattgtagtgacaggcacagttactgtttttcatccatcgatagggactagcaagctggtgtcgcgtgctcgctctctctctctctttctctctccccccccttcagactgactccaactgacttcttcaaaaacgtcattacgttctttatcttctgtcgtaaccacgccaacacacacacacacacacacacacacacacacacacacacacacacacacacacacacacacacacacacacacacacacacacacacacacacacacacacacacacacacacacacacacactatgctctatctttaagggacattcaccaatagtaacccagttcataATAGCTTCTCATAGCCTGGATATATCTCAACAGATGCTGAGGATTTATCAGCCCttatcccctcctcctctttagtGGCAACTTGATCTAGAAATTCactatcccccaccccccaaattctccatctacaatgtccttctccttggtgaatatagaTAACAGATATTCATTTAATACCTCATTTAAGTGCTCTGGTCCATGCATTCATTGCTCCTTAATCTCccctattctttccctggttacccacTTACACTTAATGTACTTATAAATACCTTGGAATTTTTCTCAATCTTGTCCACCAGTATTTGGTTTCCCCTCTTTGCCCTGctactttattttttaatttccccCACGCTTTCTATATTCCTGAAGCGTTTCTCCCATTTTCATTCCTCATATGCTCCATTCCTCCATATTACACCcaccatatgcttcctttttgtttAGCCATCCCTCGAGAtttcttgacatccagggttccttggacttgtcCTTACTTTTCATCCTTATCAGAACAGGTTTGGCCTGAACTTTCGTCACTTCACTTCCGAATGACTCCCACTTGTCCAATGTAGACTTAACTGTAAGtggctgctcccagtctacttttttttaacaaaataaactttattcataataaaagaaactatatacaataataaaactgttcaaacctttacattcatgtacagttccattcttagcattacctttttatatataaaaaacacagcaccgatgccacacgcatggctccctggggtgataccccaatcccatatttaccacatttgaggggcttccttgactgaccccgcccctccttttcctgtggcagaagaaccctaaactgtcgtcctccCCCACCGaaccctcgcgctggctgcacccagcttcagtgcgtccctcagcacgtactcctgcagcctggaatgtaccagtcggcagcattcccctacggacatctcgcagtgctgggagaccaacaagtttcgggcagaccaaagggcgtctttcaccgagctgatgaccttccagtagcagttaatgtccgtctctgtgtgtgtccctgggaacagcccgtagatcagagaatcctctgttacaccgctgctggggatgaaacgtgacaaggacccctgcatctttcaccacaccctcctcgcaaacccacagcctgcaaagaggtgggcgaccgtctcgtccccagcgcagtcctcccgggggcagcgcgcgctgggggtgatgccccaagcATGCAGgatggatctgactgggagggcccctctcaatgccagccaagcgaggtcttggtgcttgttggtgagttctggcgatgagcattctgccagatggtctggacagtctgctcagggaaccacacTAAGGCATCCATCGAGTCcgtctcctgcagtgtctgcaggatgttccatgttgaccacttcctgatggacttgtggtccaagggattggtccggaagaacttttccacgaaggtagtgcggcaacgtccagctgactgggacgccgtgtggccacggggccaggcccatccttcgcaacagccaggacaggtagaacctcggtacgtagtgacacttggtgcccatgtacttgggttccacgcagagcctgatgcagccacagatgaaggtggtcatcaggatgagggtgacattggggacaactttacccccattgtccagggacttgtgcatggtgacccatcggacccgctccatcttggatccccagatgaactggaaaatGGTGTGGGcaatttccaagccggaggagcgaggaacaggtcacacctgcaccaagtacagcagccctgagagcacctcacacctgatgaccaggttcttcccagttagcgatagggagcgctgttcccacagtcccagtttctgcttcaccttcctaatccactcccaccaatttttgttgcacgccccgacccctccgaaccagatccccagcactttcagatagtcaggcctgacagtgaaggggacgttggatcggtcgggccacttgccgaagagcatggcctcactcttcgcgcggttgactctggcccctgatgccaactcaaactgggcgcagatgctgatcaatctgccaaatgacctcgggtctgagcagaagacggcgacgtcatCCATGTACAAGGAGGtattcacctgggtgcccccatgCAATGAGAGGGCATATCACCCCAGGGGGTCACATGAGTGGTTTTAAAAATTAACACTACTTAATGTATTGACCATGATTGTAAAAGCTTTGCACGAtttcttcttttgtttttttttagtacgaataaagtttatttttgaaataaaaattaaaaaaagcccTGATGCCATATAATGAAGGGATCAATGCATTTACTGGGGCGAATTATCAGGTTAACAAAAATATAAACATTGGTCAATATAccatttctatttctcttttctaGGGTTATTTTTACAGTTCCCTTCTGATAAAATTGCCCGTTCCCAAATTTCCCaaacttggaacatagaagaatgaggggtgaccttatagaagtatttaaaattatgaggcacagataaggcagatggtaacagccttttcgccagggtagggagtccaaaactagggggc
The sequence above is drawn from the Pristis pectinata isolate sPriPec2 chromosome 40, sPriPec2.1.pri, whole genome shotgun sequence genome and encodes:
- the ssr2 gene encoding translocon-associated protein subunit beta; this translates as MRLLLITVCTVLLTAAGAEEGARLLASKSLLNKYAVEGRDLTLQYSIYNVGSSAALDVELSDDSFPPEDFGIVSGMLTVKWDRIAPASNVTHTVVLRPLKAGYFNFTSATVSYLAQEGGPVVMGYTSAPGQGGILAQREFDRRFSPHYLDWAAFGVMTLPSIGIPLLLWYSSKRKYDTAKSKKN